In one Aeromicrobium wangtongii genomic region, the following are encoded:
- the mutM gene encoding bifunctional DNA-formamidopyrimidine glycosylase/DNA-(apurinic or apyrimidinic site) lyase, translated as MPELPEVEVVRLGIADHVVGRTITGVTVHDVRSVRRHLAGPADFVHRLEGRTVVGAARRGKYLWMQLDHGDAVLCHLGMSGQFLVSDAAAPPPRHLRITLALDDGRELRFADQRIFGGMSFSEDGAELPAEIAHIARDPLDPLFDPAEFVTRIRKRQTGVKRAILDQTLISGVGNIYADEALWRTPLHYARNTRHLRIKEVESLLGHIGDVMREALAQGGTSFDALYVNVNGNSGYFDRSLQAYGQEGLPCQRCGTPIRRDPFMNRSSFWCPVCQPRPRNGRF; from the coding sequence GTGCCCGAGCTTCCCGAGGTCGAGGTCGTCCGCCTCGGCATCGCCGATCACGTCGTCGGTCGCACGATCACCGGTGTGACGGTCCACGACGTCCGCTCGGTGCGTCGCCACCTGGCCGGGCCGGCCGACTTCGTCCACCGCCTCGAGGGGCGCACGGTGGTCGGCGCCGCCCGCCGCGGCAAGTACCTGTGGATGCAGCTGGACCACGGCGATGCGGTGCTGTGCCACCTGGGCATGAGCGGGCAGTTCCTGGTCTCGGACGCCGCCGCGCCGCCGCCGCGTCACCTGCGCATCACGCTGGCCCTGGACGACGGCCGCGAGCTGCGCTTCGCCGATCAGCGCATCTTCGGCGGGATGTCGTTCAGCGAGGACGGTGCCGAGCTGCCCGCGGAGATCGCGCACATCGCCCGCGACCCGCTCGACCCCTTGTTCGACCCGGCAGAGTTCGTGACACGCATCCGCAAGCGGCAGACCGGCGTCAAGCGCGCGATCCTCGACCAGACGCTGATCTCGGGGGTCGGCAACATCTACGCCGACGAGGCGCTGTGGCGCACACCGCTGCACTACGCCCGCAACACCCGGCACCTGCGCATCAAGGAGGTCGAGTCGCTGCTCGGCCACATCGGCGACGTCATGCGCGAGGCGCTGGCCCAGGGCGGGACGTCCTTCGACGCGCTGTACGTCAACGTCAACGGCAACAGCGGCTACTTCGACCGCTCCCTGCAGGCCTACGGGCAGGAGGGCCTGCCGTGCCAGCGCTGCGGGACGCCGATCCGTCGCGACCCGTTCATGAACCGGTCGTCGTTCTGGTGCCCCGTGTGCCAGCCGCGTCCGCGCAACGGACGGTTCTGA
- a CDS encoding GNAT family N-acetyltransferase, protein MSLTLQPMTPEQFASWNEKLIVSYAHDKVEAGAWPERGAVERSRHDIGADLPLGLDTPGHDLFVARSEGRDVGWLWLATDTTGPAPQAFIHDIEVVEGERGRGLGRALLEAAEAWCADHSIAVLKLHVFAHNEAAVGLYESSGFETTDLSMAKQIR, encoded by the coding sequence ATGTCATTGACTCTCCAGCCCATGACGCCTGAGCAGTTCGCGTCCTGGAACGAGAAGCTGATCGTCAGCTACGCCCACGACAAGGTGGAAGCCGGCGCCTGGCCCGAGCGCGGCGCCGTCGAGCGTTCTCGCCACGACATCGGCGCAGACCTGCCGCTGGGCCTGGACACCCCCGGCCACGACCTGTTCGTCGCTCGGTCCGAGGGTCGTGACGTCGGCTGGCTGTGGCTGGCCACCGACACCACGGGGCCCGCGCCGCAGGCGTTCATCCACGACATCGAGGTGGTCGAGGGCGAGCGCGGCCGCGGTCTCGGCCGGGCCCTGCTCGAGGCGGCGGAGGCGTGGTGCGCCGATCACAGCATCGCCGTCCTGAAGCTGCACGTGTTCGCCCACAACGAGGCAGCGGTCGGTCTCTACGAGTCGTCCGGGTTCGAGACGACCGACCTGTCCATGGCCAAGCAGATCCGATGA
- a CDS encoding deoxyguanosinetriphosphate triphosphohydrolase: protein MTHDPYGDEAYERYVDEPPKRSGRTSFERDRGRIVHSAALRRLSAKTQVMGAGFDDFVRNRLTHSLEVAQVARELGKALGCDPEIVDSAALAHDLGHPPFGHNGEVALDEAAQSCGGFEGNAQTLRILSRLESKTFAPDGRSVGLNLTRGTLSACVKYPWRRGEDTDGSGKFGVYADDLPVFEWLRDGAPARRRPIEAQVMDLSDDIAYSVHDVEDGVVGGWFGLRVGDLDIASIHDVARDWYDPTATDDRLDAALARLEEMPEWPTTSFDGRRAERAVLKSLTSALIGRFANAAEGATIEAWGSGPLTRYGADLEVPVDTRDEITVLKSIAAHYVMRSDDRAMMLGQQRELLHELVRALDRSEGRELEAEFAQDFAEAQDDAARRRVVIDQVASLTDVSARAWGLRLLG, encoded by the coding sequence ATGACCCACGACCCGTACGGCGACGAGGCGTACGAGCGTTACGTCGACGAGCCGCCCAAGCGCTCCGGCCGCACCTCGTTCGAGCGCGATCGTGGCCGCATCGTGCACTCCGCGGCGCTGCGTCGGCTCTCGGCCAAGACCCAGGTCATGGGTGCAGGCTTCGACGACTTCGTCCGCAACCGGCTGACGCACTCCCTGGAGGTTGCGCAGGTCGCCCGCGAGCTGGGCAAGGCGCTGGGCTGCGATCCGGAGATCGTCGACTCCGCCGCACTGGCCCACGACCTGGGGCATCCGCCGTTCGGCCACAACGGCGAGGTCGCGCTGGACGAGGCGGCGCAGTCGTGCGGCGGGTTCGAGGGCAATGCGCAGACGCTGCGGATCCTGAGCCGGCTGGAGTCCAAGACCTTCGCACCGGACGGCCGCAGTGTCGGGCTCAACCTCACCCGCGGGACGCTGTCGGCGTGCGTGAAGTATCCGTGGCGGCGCGGCGAGGACACGGACGGCTCCGGCAAGTTCGGCGTGTACGCCGACGATCTGCCGGTGTTCGAGTGGCTGCGGGACGGTGCGCCGGCGCGGCGGCGTCCGATCGAGGCGCAGGTCATGGACCTGTCCGACGACATCGCCTACTCGGTGCACGATGTCGAGGACGGTGTCGTGGGCGGCTGGTTCGGGCTGCGCGTCGGCGACCTGGACATCGCGTCGATCCATGACGTCGCGCGCGACTGGTACGACCCGACCGCCACCGACGACCGCCTCGACGCGGCTCTCGCGCGGCTCGAGGAGATGCCCGAGTGGCCGACGACCTCCTTCGACGGCCGCCGGGCCGAGCGCGCCGTGCTCAAGAGCCTGACCAGTGCGCTGATCGGCCGGTTCGCGAACGCCGCGGAGGGGGCGACGATCGAGGCGTGGGGCAGTGGTCCGCTGACCCGGTACGGCGCCGACCTCGAGGTGCCGGTCGACACCAGGGACGAGATCACGGTGCTCAAGTCGATCGCAGCGCACTACGTCATGCGGTCGGACGACCGGGCCATGATGCTCGGGCAGCAACGCGAGCTGTTGCACGAGCTGGTCAGGGCGCTCGACCGGTCGGAGGGCCGCGAGCTCGAGGCCGAGTTCGCCCAGGACTTCGCCGAGGCCCAGGACGACGCCGCGCGTCGGCGGGTCGTGATCGACCAGGTGGCCAGCCTCACGGACGTCTCGGCGCGCGCCTGGGGCCTGCGGCTGCTGGGCTGA
- the dnaG gene encoding DNA primase, giving the protein MAGRIKDEDIQLVRERTRIDEVVEQYVTLKNAGGGSRKGLCPFHDEKSPSFNVRPSVGSYHCFGCGAGGDVFKFVMEIEGLSFVETVERLAAKSGITLRYEDGGTPGPRRDPNQRPRLLAAHREAGEFYAATLQSSPDAQAGRQFVKDRGFDQAAAEKFGMGFAPRGGEQLVAHLKSKGFTDDELVVGGLASRGNRGLYDRFRGRLLWPIREMTGEVIGFGARRMFDDDRVEAKYLNTSETPIYKKSQVLYGLDLARRSISSSGQAVIVEGYTDVMACHEAGVTTAVATCGTAFGEDHARVMRRLMLDDQAFHGEVIFTFDGDEAGQRAAIKTFNGDQQFVAQTYVAVEPRGMDPCDLRLADGDAAVRELVASRIPLYRFVLENMLSKYDLDRGDQRVDAVREAVTLASAIRDRSKVDELLREIAGRVGTDVDQVRSEHRRRMAIAAKATPGQQPVRPGQAEAPAPPPPSPAVNFGLPQFADEREALKAIVQHPHLAAKYADDLDDNDFTHPISKVLWKHIEAMPWPTGPDSNWLPQLADSVHDEDAKRILSIAAVEPLHARGNTAAVVMSDIIRLQILTLGRRVAEVKSKLQRTNPIDEAETYNRMFGELIALEQQLRDLRDRSLAGDVPS; this is encoded by the coding sequence ATGGCCGGGCGCATCAAGGACGAGGACATCCAGCTCGTCCGTGAACGCACCCGCATCGACGAGGTCGTCGAGCAGTACGTGACGCTCAAGAACGCCGGCGGCGGTTCCCGCAAGGGACTGTGCCCGTTCCACGACGAGAAGTCGCCGTCGTTCAACGTGCGCCCCTCCGTCGGCTCCTACCACTGCTTCGGCTGCGGGGCCGGCGGCGACGTCTTCAAGTTCGTGATGGAGATCGAGGGCCTCAGCTTCGTCGAGACCGTCGAGCGACTCGCGGCCAAGAGCGGCATCACGCTGCGCTACGAGGACGGCGGCACGCCGGGACCGCGCCGCGATCCCAACCAGCGTCCTCGGCTGCTCGCCGCGCACCGCGAGGCGGGGGAGTTCTACGCCGCGACCCTGCAGTCGTCGCCGGATGCCCAGGCGGGCCGCCAGTTCGTCAAGGACCGCGGCTTCGACCAGGCTGCCGCCGAGAAGTTCGGCATGGGCTTCGCGCCGCGCGGGGGCGAGCAGCTCGTCGCGCACCTGAAGTCCAAGGGCTTCACCGACGACGAGCTGGTCGTCGGCGGACTGGCGTCGCGCGGCAACCGCGGCCTGTACGACCGCTTCCGCGGCCGCCTGCTGTGGCCGATCCGGGAGATGACCGGCGAGGTGATCGGCTTCGGCGCCCGCCGGATGTTCGACGACGACCGGGTCGAGGCCAAGTACCTCAACACGTCCGAGACGCCCATCTACAAGAAGAGCCAGGTGCTCTACGGCCTCGACCTGGCCCGCCGGTCGATCTCCTCCTCCGGCCAGGCCGTCATCGTCGAGGGCTACACCGACGTCATGGCCTGCCACGAGGCCGGCGTGACCACGGCCGTGGCGACCTGCGGCACCGCCTTCGGCGAGGACCACGCCCGCGTCATGCGCCGGCTGATGCTGGACGACCAGGCGTTCCACGGCGAGGTGATCTTCACCTTCGACGGTGACGAGGCCGGCCAGCGCGCCGCGATCAAGACCTTCAACGGCGACCAGCAGTTCGTCGCCCAGACCTATGTCGCGGTCGAGCCGCGCGGGATGGATCCGTGCGACCTGCGGCTGGCCGATGGCGACGCCGCGGTCCGCGAGCTCGTGGCCTCCCGCATCCCGCTGTACCGCTTCGTGCTGGAGAACATGCTCAGCAAGTACGACCTCGACCGCGGCGACCAGCGCGTCGACGCCGTGCGCGAGGCGGTCACGCTGGCCTCCGCGATCCGCGACCGCTCCAAGGTCGACGAGCTGCTGCGCGAGATCGCCGGCCGGGTGGGCACCGACGTCGACCAGGTGCGCAGCGAGCACCGTCGCCGGATGGCGATCGCCGCGAAGGCCACACCGGGGCAGCAGCCCGTCAGGCCCGGCCAGGCCGAGGCCCCGGCGCCCCCGCCGCCGTCGCCGGCGGTCAACTTCGGGCTGCCGCAGTTCGCCGACGAGCGCGAGGCGCTCAAGGCGATCGTGCAGCATCCGCACCTCGCCGCGAAGTACGCCGACGACCTCGACGACAACGACTTCACGCACCCGATCTCGAAGGTGCTCTGGAAGCACATCGAGGCGATGCCGTGGCCGACGGGCCCGGACAGCAACTGGCTGCCGCAGCTGGCGGACTCGGTGCATGACGAGGACGCCAAGAGGATCCTGTCGATCGCCGCGGTCGAGCCGCTGCACGCCCGGGGCAACACGGCGGCCGTGGTGATGTCGGACATCATCCGGCTGCAGATCCTGACGCTCGGGCGCCGCGTGGCCGAGGTCAAGTCCAAGCTGCAGCGCACCAACCCGATCGACGAGGCCGAGACGTACAACCGGATGTTCGGTGAGCTGATAGCGCTCGAGCAGCAGCTGCGCGATCTGCGCGACCGCTCGCTGGCCGGCGACGTCCCCAGCTGA
- a CDS encoding sigma factor — protein MDRFVRTLMAAPALSAAQEQLLARQARDGDLEAREALITSGMRSVALRARMLGLQGEDLRDAVQSGAVGLIRAVDRFDPDRGVRLSTYAWRWIGAEMMRTPHRELPLDDIEPLADGPVAGSCGPLLAPLTAVEAQVVVLRFGLGSQGSSPMSRRAAADHLGLTISQVRTIEGKAMRQLRRGLAKVGDRAPHQ, from the coding sequence ATGGATCGATTCGTCCGAACCCTGATGGCCGCGCCGGCGCTCTCCGCGGCCCAGGAGCAGCTGCTGGCCCGTCAGGCGCGCGACGGGGACCTCGAGGCCCGGGAGGCTCTGATCACCTCCGGAATGCGTTCTGTGGCCCTCAGGGCGCGGATGCTGGGCCTGCAGGGGGAGGACCTGCGTGATGCCGTGCAGTCAGGCGCCGTGGGCCTCATCCGTGCCGTCGACCGGTTCGATCCCGACCGGGGTGTGCGGCTGTCGACGTACGCGTGGCGGTGGATCGGTGCGGAGATGATGCGCACACCGCATCGGGAGCTTCCGCTGGACGACATCGAGCCGCTGGCCGACGGCCCCGTGGCTGGGAGCTGCGGGCCGTTGCTGGCGCCTCTGACGGCGGTGGAGGCGCAGGTGGTCGTCCTGCGATTCGGGCTGGGATCGCAGGGCTCATCGCCCATGAGCCGCCGCGCCGCCGCGGACCATCTGGGGCTCACCATCTCGCAGGTTCGGACCATCGAGGGGAAGGCGATGCGACAACTCCGAAGGGGGCTTGCTAAGGTTGGTGACCGTGCTCCTCACCAGTGA
- a CDS encoding PIG-L deacetylase family protein has translation MDSSPDGPAPLEPVDESWERALVVVAHPDDVEFGTAAAVARWTDQGKTVVYCMVTSGEAGIDALPPEECRMVRVAEQIESARIVGVDTVDFLGLPDGVLEYGVALRHAITGVVRLHRPEVIITNNFRETWGGSAPNQPDHMAVGRAALNSAGDAGNRWVFSDQLIEGVEPWGGVKQVWAAGSPDATHAVDTTDTFDRGVESLAAHRAYIEGLGWENFDPAEFLEGVSRPTGGRLGTTHAASFEVFSLQWGQ, from the coding sequence ATGGACTCCTCACCTGATGGACCCGCACCGCTGGAACCCGTCGACGAGAGCTGGGAACGCGCCCTCGTGGTCGTGGCGCACCCGGACGACGTCGAGTTCGGGACGGCGGCTGCGGTCGCCCGGTGGACCGATCAGGGCAAGACGGTCGTCTACTGCATGGTCACCAGCGGCGAAGCAGGCATCGACGCCCTCCCGCCGGAGGAGTGCCGCATGGTGCGCGTGGCCGAGCAGATCGAGTCGGCCCGGATCGTCGGCGTCGACACGGTCGACTTCCTCGGGCTGCCCGACGGCGTGCTGGAGTACGGCGTCGCACTGCGGCACGCGATCACCGGAGTCGTCCGGCTGCACCGGCCCGAGGTGATCATCACGAACAACTTCCGCGAGACCTGGGGCGGCTCGGCGCCCAACCAGCCCGATCACATGGCCGTCGGCCGGGCGGCGCTCAACTCCGCCGGGGACGCCGGCAACCGGTGGGTCTTCTCCGATCAGCTGATCGAGGGCGTCGAGCCGTGGGGCGGTGTGAAGCAGGTGTGGGCGGCGGGATCGCCCGATGCGACCCACGCGGTCGACACCACCGACACGTTCGACCGCGGCGTGGAGTCGCTTGCAGCGCACCGGGCGTACATCGAGGGACTGGGCTGGGAGAACTTCGACCCCGCCGAGTTCCTCGAGGGCGTGTCGCGCCCGACCGGCGGGCGGCTCGGCACGACCCACGCAGCGTCCTTCGAGGTCTTCTCGCTGCAGTGGGGTCAGTGA
- a CDS encoding GNAT family N-acetyltransferase: protein MTTEIHDNALDSRFEITVDGDLAGYVDYRKHGDEYALPHTRVYPQFEGRGIGGQLISGALSEIAARGGTVLPYCPFVPKVIRDNPEFVELVPADQRSTFGL, encoded by the coding sequence ATGACGACCGAGATCCACGACAATGCGCTCGACTCACGCTTCGAGATCACCGTCGACGGCGACCTGGCGGGCTACGTCGACTACCGCAAGCACGGGGACGAGTACGCCCTCCCGCACACCCGGGTCTACCCGCAGTTCGAGGGCCGCGGCATCGGCGGGCAGCTGATCTCCGGCGCCCTGTCCGAGATCGCCGCACGCGGCGGCACGGTGCTGCCGTACTGCCCGTTCGTGCCGAAGGTCATCCGGGACAACCCGGAGTTCGTGGAGCTCGTGCCGGCCGATCAGCGATCGACCTTCGGTCTGTAG
- a CDS encoding DUF3145 domain-containing protein → MNLSSPTTPTRGVLFVHSSTSALCPHVEWAVAGVLGGTPDFSWVAQPAEPGTYRAELSWQARSGTAAKLASALRGWEQLRFEVTEEPTASSEGARYSYTPDLGIFHALTGLHGDILIPEDRIKAFRVKVALGEIDMDTALDGLLGVAWDAELEPFRHAGEGAPVRWLHQVI, encoded by the coding sequence ATGAACTTGTCTTCGCCGACGACCCCGACGCGGGGTGTGCTGTTTGTGCACTCATCCACGTCTGCCCTGTGCCCGCATGTCGAGTGGGCGGTGGCAGGCGTGCTCGGTGGCACGCCCGATTTCAGCTGGGTCGCGCAGCCGGCAGAGCCCGGCACCTACCGCGCGGAGCTGTCGTGGCAGGCCCGGTCGGGCACTGCGGCCAAGCTGGCGTCCGCGCTGCGGGGCTGGGAGCAGCTGCGGTTCGAGGTCACCGAGGAGCCCACCGCGTCCAGCGAGGGCGCGCGCTACTCGTACACGCCGGACCTGGGCATCTTCCACGCCCTGACCGGCCTGCACGGCGACATCCTCATCCCCGAGGACCGCATCAAGGCGTTCCGGGTCAAGGTCGCGCTGGGTGAGATCGACATGGACACGGCGCTCGACGGGCTGCTGGGCGTGGCGTGGGACGCCGAGCTCGAGCCGTTCCGGCACGCCGGCGAGGGCGCCCCGGTGCGCTGGCTGCACCAGGTGATCTGA
- a CDS encoding acyl carrier protein, whose translation MPSPSSVREQLTDILVRVVGCPADAVVPSAKLKDLGTDSIAIVEVGEELGRRFGVYLSDTTIDSMTTVQDAIDAVVNHDSGAAASHPSAASQPAPVIHHDPEVRRTKLRTFAATFVFFGLVIGGAVGLGGAALVSATGISKVDLPAIGVTATPTPKPEPATKKKAAPKKATPTDDPKPTINTSSERVAPGERFLLSGAFPGSPDGQTLQVEVKDGSGAGWDDFPIQTQIRDGGIFRTELYTSRTGERTFRIKNTVTGETTPTIKVTIG comes from the coding sequence GTGCCCTCTCCCTCCTCGGTCCGTGAGCAGCTCACCGACATCTTGGTGCGCGTCGTCGGGTGCCCCGCCGACGCCGTCGTCCCGTCCGCGAAGCTCAAGGACCTCGGCACGGACTCGATCGCGATCGTGGAGGTGGGCGAGGAGCTGGGTCGACGCTTCGGCGTCTACCTCTCGGACACGACCATCGACTCGATGACCACCGTGCAGGACGCCATCGATGCCGTGGTCAATCACGACAGTGGCGCCGCTGCGTCCCACCCGTCCGCCGCGTCCCAGCCCGCACCGGTGATCCACCACGACCCGGAGGTGCGCCGCACCAAGCTGCGCACATTCGCGGCGACCTTCGTGTTCTTCGGCCTGGTGATCGGCGGTGCGGTGGGCCTGGGCGGCGCGGCCCTCGTGAGCGCGACCGGCATCAGCAAGGTCGACCTGCCGGCGATCGGCGTGACGGCCACGCCCACCCCGAAGCCCGAGCCGGCCACGAAGAAGAAGGCCGCGCCGAAGAAGGCGACGCCGACCGACGACCCGAAGCCGACCATCAACACGTCCAGCGAGCGGGTGGCCCCCGGTGAGCGCTTCCTGCTCAGCGGGGCGTTCCCGGGCAGCCCGGACGGTCAGACCCTGCAGGTGGAGGTCAAGGACGGCTCCGGTGCCGGCTGGGACGACTTCCCGATCCAGACGCAGATCCGGGACGGCGGCATCTTCCGTACCGAGCTCTACACCTCGCGCACCGGCGAGCGGACGTTCCGGATCAAGAACACCGTGACCGGCGAGACGACCCCGACGATCAAGGTCACGATCGGCTGA